A portion of the Chlamydia avium 10DC88 genome contains these proteins:
- a CDS encoding polymorphic outer membrane protein middle domain-containing protein has protein sequence MKWLSATAVFAALLPSTTVFSDPISEELNSTYYGISGGSSVSQFTQVTKSDSGTIYSITGDVIFSKFSNLPSSTTTTTTTATTTAALYRSIFDAILPYISSVHLSNALTFLPLASSSTQSSTTTTTVKGGGAFYNDKGGPIIFITSTGNPGSLTCSQITMTGQGGAIYAVGPVSFEGLKNLSFQNNLSQQSGGAIFTTSTVTITNIVNTIDFSNNSAKVPVPLISITPATSTSSSSNGSSDSNVNGSSSSTKISLPYSSSSSSGTSSSTLPSYTTETAGNGGAIFASGAITISSYQNMNFRNNIAEFPSVIDEAINNSQASTSQSTQVQSTSTSSITKSSATPVSTVVSTDEATTVIKGSGGALFSSDKISISQGTGDTTFILNTATGCGGAIYSGKSVNFTNISTLKFQSNSCDQQGGAIYSKENLTISSSDTLIQFNGNTGKTGGGGIYCLGSVTLSNLEKVSFGANKAGDFSITSSASTTTSSPASAYRQSAVSTQQDTSASTATLGKGGGLYVDQNFTTSNITSSLDFASNQATDCGGGIYVKGTYTCSDSHRLQVTKNISKKSGGGIYCESDVSFTNLTGQTLIQGNQATEDGGGICLAASKSLTLSGLTNFLLDSNSAKNGGGASIPANLTITFNNTTSAESDDTPTVLPVLGKIAITSNTAQENGGGIYTTKASLTNLESITIDQNSAQKNGGGLCTQIINSTAASPSVASVSSGVASNSGVISNNKYIAQTAATDVTTDVDFNVNYVISTSITNNSAQESGGGVYGKQGKLSSINIIDISGNSAQKGGGLYFTDSLTLEDVGTTTLSGNQAKHSGGAIYAKNLTLNQLPQGITFSNNKTETYATTTTTDGSSSPSPSEITGGAIYGETITLSNIQNGCIFSGNTAYNINGISSTSGTTDPNVQGGAIYAKTSLTLQNLTGVNFTGNSAATKNSTTTGQIAGGAIYAPTVTIQNCSNVSFSNNSALCTPATEATQAAEEESDSTTTKETLGGAIAATTSITFTNQALTFTNNSADIGSAIACMSATSGNNGSTGTITLDASSSCMFEGNIAKNRGAVYATTLTSNGGMRFENNTSANDGSAIYFTKQADINANSSVLFVGNQVQLAQTPTSTSGGKAAVTNLGAAIFGEPSDSNTDAILNLKALGGSITFKNNACVANSTEEQQSTTPSFCSIAGKVQLTLSAAQNQSINFYDAVNISTVNTNNSYTTLDINKSENGQSNQQYTGTVLFSGELHTNRSFIPQRAVLHNGTLVLGKNAELNVISFNQKSGSLVMGPGSVLATQKPQSETKGGISINNLTIDCSGMMSENGTMSAPTLKIGNYTAPTVTPSSLSANTQLPSIKSATSQDVNDVDTEDKIYLTGTLTLIDPEGVFYQNPSLGKDQEIVLLNLPEDTSKVEISPNLTLAGDTQPAKGYIGTWTLNPTDNNGKIEATWKFQEYRRWVYIPRDNYFYLNSILGSQNSLISVKQGVVNNMLNNARFDDAAYNNLWLSGIGAFLQNDSNANGRDFTYHARGYSIAIDAKPHPDFILGAAFSQVFGHSKSEKSIDNYRHKGSDHSFQATLYTGKSFFLPYRHSRALRPVLFQGVATYGYMKHDTTTYYPSIHERNIGNWEDLGWLFDLRVSLDLREPSKNSTFRCSFYSEVEYTGVRQKQFTELDYDPREFDSAAYRNLATPLGLAFEGAMLHYNILMYNKCSFAYFPVIYRNKPICRYKVLSSGATNIVTGVIPSRNLVRGEYSTQLYCNPYWIFYGNYTIDAGISSLVQLVNCGARMIF, from the coding sequence ATGAAGTGGCTATCAGCTACAGCTGTTTTTGCTGCCCTACTCCCCTCTACTACAGTATTTAGCGACCCAATTTCTGAGGAATTAAACTCAACGTATTATGGAATCAGTGGAGGAAGTTCAGTAAGTCAATTCACGCAAGTCACTAAAAGTGACAGTGGAACTATTTATTCAATCACTGGGGATGTCATCTTTTCAAAATTTTCTAATTTACCGTCATCGACGACTACGACAACAACGACGGCAACAACAACAGCAGCACTCTATCGTTCTATCTTCGACGCTATATTGCCTTATATTAGCTCAGTTCATCTCTCCAATGCTCTTACTTTCCTACCTTTAGCTTCTTCGTCAACTCAATCTTCTACAACAACAACAACTGTTAAAGGAGGAGGAGCATTTTATAATGACAAAGGTGGACCTATTATCTTCATTACCAGTACAGGAAATCCAGGATCATTAACTTGTTCACAAATTACAATGACAGGTCAAGGGGGAGCAATATATGCCGTAGGGCCTGTATCTTTTGAAGGTCTCAAAAACCTCTCCTTCCAGAACAACCTATCCCAACAATCTGGAGGAGCTATATTTACAACATCTACGGTAACTATTACCAATATTGTAAATACTATAGATTTCTCTAATAACTCTGCTAAGGTCCCTGTTCCTCTGATCTCTATAACTCCAGCTACGAGCACATCAAGTAGCAGTAATGGCAGTAGTGACAGTAATGTAAACGGATCATCTTCTTCTACGAAAATCTCATTGCCCTATTCATCCTCATCTAGCAGTGGTACAAGTTCTTCGACTCTACCATCTTATACTACAGAAACAGCAGGAAATGGTGGTGCTATCTTTGCTTCAGGGGCAATTACAATTAGCAGCTATCAAAATATGAACTTCAGAAATAATATCGCGGAATTTCCTAGCGTTATTGATGAAGCCATTAATAATTCTCAAGCAAGCACCTCACAAAGCACCCAAGTACAATCCACATCAACATCTTCTATAACAAAGTCGTCTGCAACTCCAGTTTCTACTGTGGTTTCAACAGATGAGGCTACTACGGTCATTAAGGGATCAGGAGGAGCACTATTTAGTTCTGATAAGATAAGTATCTCACAGGGAACAGGAGACACTACGTTTATCCTAAATACAGCTACAGGATGTGGAGGAGCTATCTATAGTGGAAAATCTGTAAATTTTACCAATATCTCTACTCTAAAATTTCAAAGTAACTCCTGTGATCAACAGGGAGGAGCTATTTACTCCAAAGAAAACCTCACTATAAGTTCATCAGATACTCTAATACAATTTAATGGAAATACAGGAAAAACTGGAGGAGGAGGAATTTACTGCTTAGGAAGTGTTACACTCTCTAACTTGGAAAAAGTTAGCTTCGGAGCCAATAAGGCAGGTGATTTTTCTATTACTTCCTCTGCATCTACTACAACGTCATCCCCTGCATCAGCATATAGACAAAGTGCAGTAAGTACACAACAAGATACTAGTGCATCCACTGCTACACTAGGGAAAGGTGGAGGACTATATGTTGATCAAAACTTTACAACGTCTAATATCACCTCTAGTCTCGATTTTGCTAGCAACCAAGCTACGGATTGTGGAGGTGGTATCTATGTTAAGGGGACATACACATGCTCAGACTCTCACCGATTACAAGTAACTAAAAATATCTCCAAAAAATCAGGAGGCGGAATATATTGCGAAAGCGATGTGAGTTTCACCAACCTTACCGGACAAACCCTGATTCAAGGAAACCAGGCTACGGAAGATGGTGGAGGTATTTGTTTAGCAGCTAGCAAATCTTTAACACTTTCAGGGCTTACTAATTTCTTACTCGATAGTAATAGTGCAAAAAATGGCGGAGGAGCAAGTATCCCTGCTAATTTAACAATCACGTTTAATAATACAACAAGTGCAGAGTCTGATGATACTCCTACAGTTTTACCTGTACTTGGGAAAATAGCCATTACATCAAATACAGCTCAAGAAAATGGCGGAGGTATTTATACTACAAAAGCAAGCTTAACAAATCTCGAATCCATTACAATAGATCAAAATTCTGCACAAAAAAATGGTGGAGGCCTCTGTACACAGATAATCAACAGTACGGCGGCAAGTCCTTCTGTAGCTTCCGTATCTAGTGGGGTAGCAAGCAATTCTGGAGTTATTTCAAATAACAAATATATCGCACAAACAGCTGCTACTGATGTCACAACAGATGTAGATTTTAACGTTAATTATGTGATTAGTACCAGCATTACCAATAACTCCGCTCAGGAAAGTGGTGGCGGGGTTTATGGAAAACAAGGAAAACTTTCTAGCATTAATATTATAGATATTTCTGGGAACTCCGCTCAAAAAGGAGGAGGTCTGTATTTTACAGACTCTCTGACTCTAGAAGATGTTGGTACAACGACCCTGTCAGGAAACCAAGCTAAACATTCTGGCGGTGCTATATACGCCAAGAACCTAACTTTAAATCAGTTGCCTCAGGGAATTACTTTCAGCAATAATAAAACTGAGACATATGCTACAACAACAACAACGGATGGTTCCTCTTCTCCCTCACCATCAGAAATCACTGGCGGCGCTATTTATGGGGAAACTATAACATTATCTAATATTCAGAACGGCTGTATATTTTCAGGAAATACTGCCTATAATATAAATGGAATTTCATCAACTTCCGGAACCACTGACCCTAATGTGCAAGGAGGAGCGATCTATGCAAAAACCTCCCTCACATTACAAAACTTAACTGGTGTTAATTTTACGGGAAACAGTGCTGCAACTAAAAATTCAACTACTACAGGTCAAATCGCTGGAGGGGCTATTTATGCACCTACAGTAACTATTCAAAATTGTTCAAATGTAAGTTTTTCCAATAACTCAGCCCTTTGCACACCAGCAACTGAAGCAACTCAAGCAGCTGAAGAAGAATCTGATTCTACTACAACAAAAGAAACTCTCGGGGGAGCTATTGCTGCTACTACAAGTATCACATTTACCAATCAAGCATTAACCTTCACAAATAACTCTGCTGACATTGGATCTGCCATTGCTTGTATGTCAGCTACAAGTGGTAATAATGGTAGCACAGGAACGATTACATTAGATGCTTCCTCGTCATGTATGTTCGAAGGGAATATCGCTAAAAATCGTGGAGCTGTCTACGCCACAACTTTAACTTCTAACGGCGGTATGCGATTCGAAAATAATACCTCTGCCAACGATGGAAGTGCTATATATTTCACTAAACAAGCAGATATTAATGCAAATTCTTCTGTCCTTTTCGTTGGGAACCAAGTACAACTAGCTCAGACACCCACCTCAACTTCTGGTGGCAAAGCAGCAGTGACCAATTTAGGGGCAGCAATTTTTGGAGAGCCAAGTGATAGTAATACAGATGCTATTTTAAACCTCAAGGCCCTAGGAGGAAGCATCACTTTCAAAAACAATGCTTGTGTAGCAAACTCAACAGAGGAACAACAAAGCACCACCCCATCCTTTTGTAGTATCGCTGGGAAAGTACAACTGACTCTATCTGCTGCACAAAACCAGTCTATTAATTTCTATGATGCAGTTAATATAAGTACAGTAAACACAAATAATAGTTACACCACTCTAGACATTAATAAGTCTGAAAATGGACAATCAAATCAACAATATACGGGAACGGTGCTCTTTTCTGGGGAGCTACATACAAATCGCTCCTTTATTCCACAAAGAGCTGTGTTACATAATGGAACCCTAGTTTTAGGAAAGAATGCAGAGCTTAATGTAATTTCTTTTAATCAAAAATCAGGGTCTCTCGTGATGGGGCCAGGATCTGTACTCGCCACACAAAAACCCCAATCAGAAACCAAAGGAGGAATCTCCATCAATAATCTGACTATTGACTGTAGTGGCATGATGTCAGAAAACGGTACAATGTCCGCTCCTACATTAAAAATTGGTAATTACACTGCACCAACAGTTACACCATCTTCCCTATCAGCAAATACTCAACTTCCTTCTATTAAATCGGCCACCTCTCAAGATGTTAATGATGTTGATACTGAAGATAAAATCTATCTTACAGGGACACTGACTCTCATTGATCCTGAAGGGGTTTTCTACCAAAACCCCTCCTTAGGGAAAGATCAAGAAATTGTATTATTGAATCTCCCTGAAGATACTAGCAAAGTAGAGATTTCTCCTAATCTTACACTTGCAGGAGATACCCAACCTGCAAAAGGATATATTGGAACATGGACTCTAAACCCTACCGATAATAACGGGAAAATTGAAGCAACATGGAAATTTCAAGAATACCGTCGCTGGGTATATATTCCTCGAGATAATTACTTCTACCTCAATTCCATATTAGGCTCACAAAATTCTTTGATTTCTGTCAAGCAAGGTGTCGTCAACAACATGCTGAACAACGCACGTTTTGATGACGCAGCATATAATAATCTCTGGTTATCAGGAATCGGTGCATTCCTCCAAAATGATTCTAATGCTAATGGGCGAGACTTTACTTATCATGCCCGCGGCTACTCTATAGCAATAGACGCTAAACCTCATCCTGACTTCATCTTAGGAGCTGCATTTAGTCAAGTCTTCGGACATTCAAAATCTGAAAAAAGTATAGATAACTACAGACATAAAGGATCAGATCACTCATTCCAAGCAACTTTATATACAGGCAAATCCTTCTTCCTGCCCTACAGACATTCACGTGCGCTACGTCCTGTATTATTCCAGGGAGTCGCAACCTATGGATACATGAAACACGATACGACAACCTATTACCCTTCGATTCATGAACGTAATATAGGAAATTGGGAAGATTTAGGCTGGTTATTTGATTTACGTGTGTCTCTAGACTTACGTGAACCTTCTAAAAACTCAACATTTCGATGCTCTTTCTACTCAGAAGTAGAATACACAGGAGTGCGCCAAAAACAATTCACAGAACTTGACTATGACCCTAGAGAATTCGATTCTGCAGCCTATAGAAATCTTGCGACTCCACTAGGGTTGGCCTTTGAAGGCGCCATGCTTCACTATAATATTCTTATGTATAACAAATGCTCTTTTGCCTATTTCCCTGTTATTTATAGGAATAAACCTATTTGCCGTTATAAAGTTCTTTCTTCAGGAGCTACAAATATTGTTACAGGAGTTATTCCCTCACGTAACCTAGTGCGAGGGGAATACAGTACCCAACTTTACTGCAATCCCTACTGGATTTTTTATGGGAATTACACCATAGATGCAGGGATTTCTTCTCTTGTACAATTAGTAAACTGCGGTGCACGCATGATATTCTAG
- a CDS encoding polymorphic outer membrane protein middle domain-containing protein — protein sequence MRHMSFGKFLLFSLLAQILHISAAEIVLPLSGVHSGEHLELFTMLTTSPHGTNYTLRGEFSLQDFPGANIHKSGGAFCNLEGHLIFSATSPLATLRFKNLQLGGLGAGIFSKSLLSFENLKGLYIENNQSTGGVFTSTQDMFFTKNQNISFRNNISYGAGGAILLTGTQPSRLIFNEQRGTIAFIKNRAESVPSLVHSGHGGAISSDIAGSDILFYDNQDILFQENSSTQGGGIFNKQGLVEFTNNQRTLTFVQNTASESGGAIHAATCNINKQAAPVVFCKNRAKHLGGAIYAQHVILKQNESVILFNENTAEGGGAITATTCNFTASQPIIFANNSANKLGGGALYLSGSQLKLNLHAQNGDILFYDNTVTITTKHNTTVTNNAVTIKGPLVEMNLLANENQSVIFYDPILATTPSSSPVNINSTENIFHCGSVIFSGEKLSPERQNKNNLTSIFNQPVYLNNGVLSIQNGAILAVQEFKQLGGVLNLTPGSMLTSYNSQGKDIIISNISFGLGTTKSPLPAEIRATGGSGIQLSGSPKIHDPEHLFYDNHDLASHPYSMEIIFKSEKGINTERFVPEEIAVKQNAYGYQGVWKFHWSKEDSKKHKILKAVWLPTGTFILNPEKKGSLVPSSIWATFTGMHSANDSVLDNYANNNILFPINHMCIFGGFVSASMEQNSKHHQNFSVIQTGHNLGVRIPLSPNTIICSTFTQLHGSSHQDSLPGKSHSHMFLGTVAAFKNWKALSLRSSVSYAEESHVMKHEFSKKDITRGAWKNQGFRSTIGISYAYPKGIQCLKITPFIDLEYTAITQNPFIETGYDPRYFSSSRLSNIALPTGVSLEMRLFGCSYSLFTQLSMAYIKDFHRANPLTTASLILNQHTWKTSGIPMGQEAMNLKFRSTWRYKLATAYLGISTTQREGNNISGDAFGGFSLSF from the coding sequence ATGCGGCATATGTCTTTTGGAAAATTCCTCCTTTTTTCTTTGCTTGCTCAAATTCTTCATATATCAGCAGCTGAAATCGTTCTTCCTCTATCAGGAGTACATTCGGGTGAACACCTAGAATTATTTACTATGCTGACTACCTCTCCACATGGAACAAATTACACATTACGTGGAGAATTTTCTCTTCAAGATTTCCCGGGGGCTAATATCCATAAATCAGGAGGAGCTTTTTGCAATTTAGAAGGTCATCTTATATTTTCTGCCACCTCCCCCTTAGCAACACTAAGGTTTAAGAATTTACAACTTGGAGGATTAGGAGCTGGTATCTTTTCCAAATCTCTCTTGTCTTTTGAAAATTTAAAAGGCCTTTATATCGAAAATAACCAGAGTACTGGCGGAGTATTTACCTCCACTCAGGATATGTTTTTTACTAAAAACCAAAATATCTCCTTTCGAAATAACATTAGTTATGGAGCAGGAGGAGCTATTCTCCTAACTGGGACTCAACCTAGCCGCCTAATATTTAATGAGCAGCGAGGAACAATTGCATTTATTAAAAACCGAGCAGAATCCGTTCCTTCTCTTGTTCATTCGGGTCATGGTGGAGCTATTAGCAGTGATATCGCAGGATCGGATATTCTTTTCTATGACAATCAAGACATTCTCTTTCAGGAAAATTCTTCTACACAAGGGGGAGGAATTTTCAACAAACAAGGATTAGTAGAATTTACTAACAATCAACGAACTTTAACCTTTGTACAAAATACAGCTTCTGAATCTGGAGGAGCTATCCATGCTGCAACATGTAATATAAATAAACAAGCAGCTCCCGTTGTTTTTTGCAAAAATCGTGCTAAACACTTAGGAGGAGCAATTTATGCTCAACATGTTATCCTCAAGCAAAATGAAAGCGTCATCCTCTTTAATGAAAATACTGCAGAAGGTGGAGGAGCAATTACAGCAACAACATGTAACTTTACAGCCTCCCAACCAATTATCTTCGCAAATAACTCAGCAAATAAACTAGGAGGAGGTGCTTTATACTTAAGTGGATCTCAACTTAAATTAAATTTACACGCTCAAAATGGTGACATTCTTTTCTACGACAATACCGTTACAATAACAACAAAACACAACACGACCGTTACAAACAATGCCGTTACAATTAAAGGACCTCTCGTAGAAATGAACCTCCTCGCTAATGAAAATCAATCTGTAATTTTCTACGATCCTATACTTGCGACAACCCCGAGCTCTTCTCCTGTAAATATCAACTCTACAGAGAATATATTTCATTGTGGTTCAGTAATATTTTCAGGAGAGAAGCTCTCTCCTGAACGTCAGAATAAAAACAATTTGACTTCTATTTTTAACCAACCGGTGTACTTAAATAATGGCGTCCTTTCCATTCAAAATGGAGCTATTCTTGCTGTCCAAGAGTTTAAACAATTAGGTGGTGTTCTCAATCTTACTCCTGGTTCTATGTTAACAAGCTATAACAGTCAGGGGAAAGATATTATCATTTCCAACATTAGCTTTGGTCTAGGAACTACAAAATCTCCACTCCCCGCAGAAATACGTGCTACAGGAGGTTCTGGAATTCAACTGTCGGGATCTCCAAAAATTCATGATCCGGAACATCTTTTCTACGATAACCATGATTTAGCATCTCATCCCTATAGTATGGAGATTATCTTCAAATCAGAAAAAGGGATAAATACAGAAAGATTCGTCCCCGAAGAGATTGCTGTTAAGCAAAATGCTTACGGATATCAAGGCGTCTGGAAATTCCACTGGTCCAAAGAAGACTCTAAAAAACATAAAATACTGAAAGCTGTCTGGTTACCCACAGGAACTTTTATTCTCAATCCAGAGAAAAAAGGCTCTCTTGTCCCTTCTTCTATATGGGCAACATTTACAGGTATGCACTCAGCAAATGACTCTGTCCTCGACAATTATGCGAATAATAACATTTTGTTCCCCATAAATCATATGTGCATTTTTGGTGGTTTTGTTTCTGCCTCTATGGAACAAAATTCTAAACATCATCAAAATTTTTCTGTCATACAAACAGGCCATAATCTAGGAGTGAGGATTCCTCTCTCTCCAAATACTATAATCTGTTCTACCTTTACACAACTCCATGGTTCTAGTCACCAAGACTCCTTACCAGGGAAAAGTCATTCTCATATGTTTTTAGGAACAGTAGCAGCATTCAAAAATTGGAAAGCACTCTCTCTAAGATCTTCTGTAAGCTATGCAGAAGAATCCCATGTCATGAAACACGAATTTTCTAAAAAAGATATCACTAGAGGCGCCTGGAAAAATCAAGGATTTCGTAGTACTATAGGTATATCTTATGCCTACCCTAAAGGTATTCAATGTTTAAAAATCACACCTTTTATTGATCTTGAATACACTGCCATTACACAAAATCCTTTTATAGAAACAGGTTATGATCCTAGGTATTTCTCTTCTTCGCGTTTAAGCAACATAGCTCTTCCTACTGGTGTCTCTTTAGAAATGCGCTTATTTGGATGTTCCTATTCATTGTTTACACAATTGAGTATGGCATATATCAAAGACTTCCATCGAGCCAACCCACTAACTACTGCTTCATTAATTTTAAATCAACATACATGGAAAACATCAGGAATTCCTATGGGTCAAGAAGCTATGAATTTAAAATTCCGCTCTACTTGGCGCTATAAATTAGCAACAGCCTACTTAGGAATCTCAACAACACAACGAGAAGGAAACAATATTTCTGGTGATGCATTTGGTGGTTTCTCTCTAAGCTTCTAA
- a CDS encoding YtxH domain-containing protein, translated as MFRNYKSTKKVPCKRWRWLRGVIFGGFIATLLTCLFTPKSGEQLRKKLLRVKTSGTKKGKTLLKNSKQHTRAFAQQTKLLAKNISKEIQDFTKAMIDESKD; from the coding sequence ATGTTCAGAAACTACAAATCTACAAAGAAAGTTCCTTGCAAACGCTGGCGTTGGCTACGTGGAGTGATATTCGGTGGCTTCATTGCTACATTGCTCACCTGTCTATTTACACCAAAAAGTGGCGAGCAATTAAGAAAAAAATTATTAAGAGTAAAAACTTCAGGAACTAAGAAAGGAAAAACATTATTAAAAAATTCTAAACAACACACTCGTGCTTTTGCTCAACAAACGAAACTTCTTGCTAAAAACATTTCCAAGGAAATTCAAGATTTTACGAAAGCCATGATCGACGAAAGCAAGGATTAA